The stretch of DNA CTACGAAACCAAAAAGAAAGCAGATCGCTGAACTTGTATCAGATTTAATGCGGCTAAGTGAACAAACCGACCTCCTTTTGAGTCCTGTTACGGAAACGAGTCCGTAACGCATGAAAACCTGCCTTTCACTGATTCTGAGCTATATAACCGGCTGTGTCTGGGCGCAAACTGATTCGGTTCAGAAGCAACTGAGCCTACAGGCGCATACTGGCTTTATCATTCCCCACGCTGCCGATTTACGAGCCATTTCGCAGTCCAGACCGGCGGGTTTTGAATTGAGCTACAGCCGGACCAACCTGCGCCGGGCGGCCTACGAACGCTGCAATTGTTTTGCCCGCGTGGGCGCGTATGTCAACTATTACGCGTTTAACAACCCCGCCGAACTGGGCCGGACGGTGGGGGCGGGGGCTTTTTTTGAGCCGCTTATCAACTACGGAAAACCCATCTTTTTTTCGGTGCGGGCCACCGCCGGGCTGGCCTACGTATCGCGCACCTTTGATGCTGAAAGCAATCCGCGCAACACGTTCTTCGGTGCTCCGCTGAATGGGTTAATGGCTTTGTCGGCCAGCACGCACGTGCGGTTGAGCGAGCACCTGCAAGGCACCGTTACGGCCAGTTATAACCACATCTCCAACGGCGGTACGCGCCAGCCTAACCGGGGCATGAATTTTCCGACGCTGGGCGTTGGCCTGACCTACAGCCTGAACGCCGTGCCTTTCCCCAACCCGCGCCAATGGACTAAACCCGAGCTGGCAAGTCGTTTTACGATGCGCCTAATGCCATTTGCGTCGATCCGAACACTACCAAGAACCGATGTTTTCGCCGAGCGAGCTACGTGGCTTTGGGGTATAACCGCCACGGCAGGCTATCGGCTTAATCGGTTCAATGCATTGACAGGCGGGCTGGAGGTAGTTCACGACGGTTTCGTGCGCGAACAGGCCCGGCGCGACGGCCTGCGACCCGATGCCTGGCAACTGGCCCTGCTGGGCGGCTACGAACTCTGGCTGGGCCGGTACACCTTCGCAACACACGTTGGCTATAACCTGCATCAGCCCGCCATTATTCCCGATGGGCCGGTGTTTCAGCGGTATCAGTTGCTGTACAATCTCGGCCCGCGTATACGCGTTGGCGTCGGCCTGAAAGCCCGGCTGAACGTAGCCGAAGGTTTCGACGTGCGGGCGGGGATTGGGTTCTGATGATTGTCGGCTTTTCCCGTGCAGCACTGCCGATTTGAGCAACGTCGTGCTACCGCACTGCTTTATAAACTATTTGCCCGGCCTTACCTTTTACCGACAATGCCAGCCGCTCGGTCGTGAGCGAATCAATCTGTTGCTCGGGTTCGTAAGGAGCGCATAAGATAAGAGCACACTCCGGTGATTCGTAGCCACCCGCAACGTCTGAAAACGTAAGCTGATTGCCGCGCACGACAAAACGGTTAGGCTGGCAACAGGTCCACTGTTTACCGTTAAACTCTAACATATACTCACCCGATGATTTGAACGTAACGATAGTAGGCCGCGTCGGATCGGGCCGAAATACAGGCTGACCCATCGGGCGCGATTCAATCCAACGCCACCGTTGGTATAACAGTGGGGTTGGGCCGACCGAATCCTGATGCCAGCAAGTAATGAGTAACAACGCTACAATTGATAATCCGATAAACTTCTTCACGAATTGGGCCTATGTCTGTTGAAAAATTAAGTTGAGTTATCATTGACTGAACGTTCCGTCAATCAGCCTGATAAACGCTTCGAGTCGATGAGCCTCTTACGGACAGGATCAGCGTTTTGGCTGAAAGCACGTCAATGTGTTGAATCAACCGCTCGGGTGGAAAACCAACGCAATCAATATAAGCACACTCCGGCGATTGATAGCCGCCCGGCTTATAGGAAAGCAACAGCAGATTACCCACCTGCTCGAAGTGATTGGGAAGGCAACACGTAAACCGCCGACCGTTTAGCTCATTAATATACTCGCCCGACCGGTCAAATACCACCGTATTGATCGACTGCCCTAACGGCACAAGCGATCCATCGGCCAACCGGGATTCGATCAGTCGCCAGCGTTTATTCAACAGATTAGTCGAACCGACCGTATCGTTTTGCCTACACGCACTAATTAGCCCTATCAGGGCAATTAGTAGCAGGGTAGTTTGTTTGATAACGTGCATAGAAACGGTTTTTGTTGAGTAGAAGACCCACCCGCCCGTCATTTCGTTGGAAGACGTTTCTAAAAAAAATATGCCCAATAACCCGCTCCGCATTGCCATCATTGGCCCCAGTAAGGTGGCCCACCTTCACGCAAAAGGCGTACTGCAAACGCCCGGTACACAGTTGGTGGCCGTGTATGGCCGCACCCTTACTAAAGCGCAAGACTTCGCCAACCAATACAACATCCGGGCTTACGACAACGTAACCGAGATGGTTACGCAGGAAGGCATCGACCTTTGCTTAGTCACAACAACCCACCCCGCCCACCGCGAACCAACC from Spirosoma montaniterrae encodes:
- a CDS encoding acyloxyacyl hydrolase produces the protein MKTCLSLILSYITGCVWAQTDSVQKQLSLQAHTGFIIPHAADLRAISQSRPAGFELSYSRTNLRRAAYERCNCFARVGAYVNYYAFNNPAELGRTVGAGAFFEPLINYGKPIFFSVRATAGLAYVSRTFDAESNPRNTFFGAPLNGLMALSASTHVRLSEHLQGTVTASYNHISNGGTRQPNRGMNFPTLGVGLTYSLNAVPFPNPRQWTKPELASRFTMRLMPFASIRTLPRTDVFAERATWLWGITATAGYRLNRFNALTGGLEVVHDGFVREQARRDGLRPDAWQLALLGGYELWLGRYTFATHVGYNLHQPAIIPDGPVFQRYQLLYNLGPRIRVGVGLKARLNVAEGFDVRAGIGF